One region of Chaetodon auriga isolate fChaAug3 chromosome 5, fChaAug3.hap1, whole genome shotgun sequence genomic DNA includes:
- the c7a gene encoding complement component C7: MKIITQLFLAVSPWLLLLFTPKGFCDLRVHCQWGPYGDWSQCDGCTKLQTRSRVMAVYAQFGGNPCDGGRTETRSCETTKGCPLEDGCGDRFRCRSGKCISQSLVCNGDQDCEEDGLDEHCDVQKYIVCTKSVPPPSIEHLGLGFDMVSGKWRASVINTKSFGGQCRTIFSGVHNTIYRLPLSTIQYSFMVKAQNDFSDEMFSSSWHYAKDIVNRQKVSGTTTGYQNYDFHETEDTSQTHNLVVLKNDIEVAQFQSNSPQYLPMSEELWKALAKLPSVYDYAAYRKVLERFGTHYLSEGSLGGSFKAVVRIDKETEKYMLSESHQYNECERTERWILFFPITHVDCQSGQHSRTSFHGNSRSNHVAKVDVEGGGIQHIAALKTMQLSDPNRNWEMYSNWADSVRSSPQVTKRKLRPLSELVKEVQCAGVKKLYLRRAIEQYLTESDPCHCQPCRNNGLAVMDGDKCKCICKPGTSGLACEKGAEIEGQAGVIHGSWACWSSWSSCSGVRRSRSRSCSNPIPQNGGQHCIGETTETSECEDQDLQYLKTMEPQCFDPALTVSQRCGTPPALINGYILDPKDVYLLGSKVEYTCTDGFYLIGQTTLECTANETWSGRPGLCTVSRCRLESLADDVIASPLSEAYGIGETVTLSCPPGRQLLGEAMIICDPSLNFSPDPAGIKCSPVNIPPVVAPLVQCKPWEKSSKGKCVCKMPFECSSSLDVCATPVVRRRSVLLNVCKMHALQCMGKSHMIAEDSACNWPVRSTTGCANCHMWETCDDQSNECRCKDSADCLNPGLNVCVRVGEDAAAANQTMSECEAGLKRCKGEKVSVVSILPCSA; this comes from the exons ATGAAG atcaTTACGCAACTCTTTTTAGCAGTCTCGCCATGGCTGCTACTCCTGTTCACTCCAAAAGG GTTTTGTGACCTGAGAGTTCATTGCCAGTGGGGGCCTTATGGTGATTGGTCGCAGTGTGATGGCTGCACCAAATTACAG ACAAGAAGCCGAGTCATGGCTGTCTACGCTCAGTTTGGAGGGAACCCCTGCGATGGTGGGCGGACTGAGACCAGGTCCTGTGAAACCACGAAAGGCTGCCCTCTGGAGGATGGGTGTGGAGACAGGTTTCGCTGTCGGTCAG GGAAGTGTATTAGCCAGTCTCTGGTGTGTAACGGAGATCAGGATTGTGAAGAAGACGGACTCGATGAACACTGTGATGTTCAAAAATACATCGTATGTACAAAATCAGTTCCGCCGCCTAGCATTGAACACCTAGGACTTGG GTTTGACATGGTTTCAGGAAAGTGGAGGGCCAGCGTCATTAACACAAAGAGCTTTGGGGGCCAGTGTCGCACCATCTTCAGCGGTGTCCACAATACTATCTACAGACTACCCCTCAGTACTATCCAGTACAGCTTTATG GTTAAAGCTCAGAATGACTTCAGTGATGAGATGTTCTCCAGTTCATGGCACTATGCAAAGGACATTGTCAACAGACAGAAGGTGTCCGGGACCACGACAGGATATCAAAACTATGACTTTCATGAGACAGAAGACACGAGTCAG ACCCACAATCTTGTAGTTTTAAAGAATGACATAGAGGTAGCTCAGTTCCAGAGCAACTCTCCGCAGTACCTCCCGATGTCTGAGGAGCTGTGGAAGGCACTGGCCAAACTCCCCTCAGTCTACGACTACGCTGCCTACAGGAAGGTTTTGGAAAGATTTGGAACACACTACCTGTCTGAGGGAAGCCTCGGAGGCTCCTTCAAGGCCGTCGTCAGGATTgataaagaaacagagaaatataTGC tCAGCGAAAGCCATCAGTATAATGAATGTGAAAGGACCGAACGCTGGATTCTGTTTTTCCCCATCACCCACGTGGACTGCCAGAGTGGGCAACACAGCCGCACGTCATTTCATG GTAATTCTAGGAGTAATCATGTGGCAAAAGTGGATGTGGAAGGAGGAGGCATCCAACATATTGCAGCACTGAAGACGATGCAGCTCTCTGATCCGAATAGGAACTGGGAAATGTATTCAAACTGGGCTGACTCTGTTCGATCATCTCCACAGGTCACAAAACGAAAG CTGCGGCCGCTGTCAGAGCTGGTGAAGGAGGTTCAGTGTGCCGGGGTGAAGAAGCTCTACCTTCGCAGGGCTATAGAGCAGTACCTTACAGAGAGCGACCCCTGCCACTGCCAGCCCTGCAGAAACAATGGCCTAGCCGTCATGGACGGAGATAAATGCAAATGCATCTGTAAGCCTGGCACATCAGGCCTGGCCTGTGAGAAGGGAGCTGAAATAGAGGGTCAAGCAG GAGTGATCCACGGTAGTTGGGCCTGCTGGTCTTCCTGGTCATCGTGCTCTGGGGTTCGAAGGTCAAGAAGTCGCTCCTGCTCTAATCCCATTCCTCAGAACGGGGGACAGCACTGTATCGGAGAAACCACTGAGACATCCGAGTGTGAAGACCAAGATCTGCAATACTTAAA AACCATGGAGCCTCAGTGCTTTGACCCAGCTCTCACAGTTAGTCAGAGGTGTGGAACTCCACCTGCTCTAATCAACGGCTACATCCTG GACCCGAAGGACGTTTATCTTTTGGGCAGTAAGGTTGAGTACACCTGCACTGATGGTTTCTATCTTATCGGTCAAACCACCCTAGAATGCACTGCTAATGAAACCTGGTCTGGCAGGCCTGGACTGTGCACAG TTTCAAGGTGCAGGCTTGAGTCTCTCGCAGATGATGTCATAGCCTCTCCTTTATCTGAGGCCTATGGCATCGGGGAGACGGTCACCTTATCCTGTCCACCAGGTCGACAGCTGTTAGGAGAAGCAATGATTATATGTGACCCGAGTCTGAATTTTTCACCAGACCCAGCGGGCATCAAATGCAGCCCAG TCAATATTCCACCAGTCGTGGCTCCATTGGTGCAATGTAAACCGTGGGAGAAGTCTTCcaaaggaaaatgtgtttgcaaaATGCCTTTTGAGTGCAG TTCGTCTTTGGATGTGTGCGCCACGCCTGTTGTGAGAAGAAGATCAGTCCTTCTGAATGTGTGCAAGATGCATGCACTGCAGTGTATGGGCAAGAGCCACATGATAGCAGAAGACAGCGCCTGCAACTGGCCAGTTCGCAGCACAACAGGCTGCGCCAACTGTCACATGTGGGAGACCTGTGATG ATCAAAGCAACGAGTGTCGCTGCAAGGACTCTGCAGATTGCTTGAACCCAGGATTAAACGTGTGTGTCCGTGTTGGGGAGGACGCGGCTGCAGCAAATCAGACCATGAGCGAGTGTGAAGCGGGGCTAAAGCGATGTAAAGGAGAAAAAGTGTCAGTCGTCAGTATCCTGCCTTGCTCTGCCTga